In Nostoc sp. GT001, a genomic segment contains:
- a CDS encoding GxxExxY protein — protein sequence METNRRGAENAEGRELGEEMNQLTGKVIGTAIEVHRVLGPGFLEEVYKEAIIIEFFRCGILHLVEKSVTVNYKGHEFGKGRLDFLVANCLIVELKAVQNLAPNHEAQVLSYLKMTNYPLALLINFNVPLLKDGIKRIILS from the coding sequence ATGGAAACGAACCGCAGAGGCGCAGAGAACGCGGAGGGAAGAGAGTTAGGAGAGGAGATGAATCAGCTTACGGGTAAGGTGATTGGGACGGCGATTGAGGTACATAGGGTGTTGGGGCCAGGGTTTTTGGAGGAGGTGTATAAGGAGGCGATAATTATAGAATTTTTCAGGTGCGGGATACTTCATCTAGTTGAGAAGTCGGTAACAGTCAATTACAAAGGACATGAATTTGGTAAGGGTAGATTAGATTTTCTGGTTGCTAATTGTCTAATTGTGGAATTAAAAGCTGTCCAAAATTTAGCCCCAAACCACGAAGCTCAAGTCCTCTCCTACCTTAAAATGACTAATTACCCCCTTGCTCTCCTGATTAACTTTAACGTCCCCCTCCTCAAAGACGGTATCAAACGTATTATCCTCTCTTAA
- the cysC gene encoding adenylyl-sulfate kinase yields MYDESRMRQQECGVAVWFTGLSGAGKTTICQFVEKELRVQGYRVEVLDGDAVRQNLCKGLGFSKKDREENIRRIGFVANLLARNNVIVLVSAISPYREIREEVRQSIRFFIEVYVNASLEVCEQRDVKGLYKKARAGEIKYFTGIDDPYEIPLCPEVECKTNQESVAQSATKVLEKLEELGYIVAKMNDL; encoded by the coding sequence ATTTACGACGAAAGTAGGATGAGACAACAAGAGTGTGGTGTGGCAGTATGGTTCACTGGTCTGAGTGGTGCAGGTAAAACTACTATCTGTCAATTCGTGGAGAAGGAACTGCGGGTACAGGGATACAGAGTTGAAGTTCTGGATGGTGATGCAGTACGTCAAAACCTATGTAAAGGATTGGGTTTCAGCAAAAAGGATCGAGAGGAGAATATTCGGCGCATTGGCTTTGTAGCTAACCTTCTTGCCAGAAATAATGTAATTGTATTGGTTTCAGCAATTTCACCATACCGCGAAATTCGAGAAGAAGTGCGCCAAAGTATTCGATTTTTCATTGAAGTTTACGTCAACGCATCATTAGAAGTTTGTGAACAACGAGACGTAAAAGGGTTATATAAAAAAGCAAGAGCAGGGGAAATTAAGTACTTCACTGGTATTGATGATCCTTATGAAATACCACTCTGTCCTGAAGTCGAATGCAAAACTAACCAGGAAAGCGTTGCTCAAAGTGCAACTAAGGTCTTAGAAAAGCTAGAAGAGTTGGGTTATATAGTTGCTAAAATGAATGATTTATGA
- a CDS encoding MFS transporter — MNQTPSPWKFIPTLYFSSGIPYIIINTVSVIFYKKLGIDNAQIALWTSFLYLPWVIKMFWAPIIDIYSTKRKWILYTQFAMFCCLGLIAFSLQLPNFFFISLAALTIGAFISATYDIATDGFYLIALSPEQQAFFVGIRSLCYRLAVIFGSGILVVLAGQLEVSLNNIPLSWTISIGFSALILAILFISHRLILPLPESDNRQQIQARENIPFWSIISSYFAQDKIISILAFILLYRFGEAMLVKIASLFLLDKPEVGGLGLSTSDVGLVYGTFGVISLICGGILGGLLISKYGLKKCLFPMALALNLPDIFYVYMAYTKPSLTLIYPLVSLEQFGYGFGFTAFSVYLMYICQGEYKTSHFAISTGIMALGMMLPGLISGYLQKALGYPLFFVLVCLLTIPGMIAIFFIPLKEEPKRQNN, encoded by the coding sequence ATGAATCAAACACCCTCCCCTTGGAAATTCATCCCCACCCTCTACTTTTCCTCCGGCATACCTTACATCATCATCAACACAGTTTCCGTAATCTTTTACAAAAAACTCGGAATCGATAACGCCCAAATTGCCCTTTGGACAAGCTTCCTCTATCTACCTTGGGTCATCAAAATGTTTTGGGCCCCAATCATTGATATTTACTCTACCAAACGCAAATGGATACTCTATACCCAATTTGCCATGTTTTGCTGCTTAGGCTTAATAGCCTTCTCTTTACAACTGCCAAATTTCTTTTTCATTTCCCTTGCAGCATTAACAATAGGAGCATTTATTTCTGCAACTTATGACATTGCCACAGATGGCTTTTACCTCATCGCTTTATCTCCAGAACAACAAGCGTTTTTTGTAGGCATTCGTTCGCTTTGTTATAGACTTGCCGTAATCTTTGGCTCTGGGATATTAGTAGTGTTAGCAGGACAGCTTGAAGTCTCTCTCAACAACATTCCTTTAAGCTGGACTATTTCTATTGGCTTCTCAGCTTTAATTTTAGCAATTCTGTTTATTTCTCATCGCCTAATTTTACCATTACCTGAATCAGATAACCGACAACAAATACAAGCTAGAGAAAATATACCCTTTTGGTCAATTATTAGCTCATATTTTGCTCAAGATAAAATTATCAGTATTTTAGCCTTTATCTTGCTCTACAGATTTGGCGAAGCAATGCTTGTCAAAATAGCCTCTTTATTTTTATTGGACAAACCAGAAGTAGGAGGCTTAGGACTATCAACATCAGATGTTGGGTTAGTCTACGGGACATTTGGGGTTATATCTCTAATTTGTGGAGGAATTTTAGGAGGCTTGCTAATCTCTAAATATGGATTAAAAAAATGTCTTTTTCCTATGGCTTTAGCATTAAACTTGCCTGATATATTTTATGTATATATGGCTTACACTAAACCTTCGCTAACATTAATATATCCCTTGGTTTCGTTGGAGCAATTTGGTTATGGTTTTGGATTTACAGCTTTTAGTGTTTATTTAATGTATATTTGCCAAGGTGAATATAAAACTTCTCATTTTGCTATCTCCACAGGCATAATGGCTTTAGGAATGATGTTACCAGGTTTAATTAGCGGTTATCTGCAAAAAGCACTTGGTTATCCATTATTTTTTGTCTTGGTTTGTTTGCTGACCATTCCTGGAATGATTGCTATCTTTTTTATACCTTTAAAAGAAGAACCGAAGCGTCAAAATAATTAA
- a CDS encoding TIGR03032 family protein → MLSTFPNTAPEENNLIQCDADQGFISWLSQAGGSVVITTYQAGKLALVGWNGKQITMLLRQFSKPMGLAVNGSRLALATHHEVCLLANAPDLAYEFLEDQPGRYDALYLPRMTYFTGDLNIHDLEFGREGLWIVNTRFSCLSTLSPDFSFVPRWHPKFISEVVPEDRCHLNGLAMVDGKPKYVTALGATDTVGGWRPGKANGGVVVEVESNEIVVDGLSMPHSPIWHDGFLWLLNSGAGEIWRIHPESGDQQVVCVLPGFLRGLCCVGYYALVGLCQIRERHIFGGLPITQRFEKLLCGVAVVDLRNGQQVGMLKFTTGCQELYDVQFLAGVQRPMVLNQERKEIRQAFTAPELNYWLRPSAVIPNN, encoded by the coding sequence ATGTTGTCCACTTTTCCCAATACTGCCCCAGAAGAGAATAACTTAATTCAATGTGATGCCGATCAGGGATTTATCTCCTGGCTGAGTCAAGCCGGAGGCTCAGTTGTCATCACCACCTACCAAGCCGGAAAACTAGCACTAGTAGGCTGGAATGGGAAACAGATAACCATGCTGTTACGCCAATTTTCCAAACCAATGGGATTGGCAGTGAATGGTTCACGATTGGCACTGGCTACCCATCATGAAGTCTGTTTATTAGCCAATGCCCCCGACTTAGCTTATGAGTTTTTAGAAGACCAGCCCGGACGCTACGATGCCCTCTACTTGCCACGGATGACATATTTTACAGGCGACCTGAACATTCACGACCTGGAATTTGGCAGAGAAGGGCTGTGGATTGTCAACACCCGCTTTTCGTGTCTTTCTACGTTGAGTCCAGACTTTAGCTTTGTACCGCGCTGGCATCCGAAATTTATTTCTGAAGTAGTGCCAGAAGACCGATGTCACCTGAATGGATTAGCGATGGTGGATGGCAAACCCAAGTATGTGACTGCCCTCGGTGCGACAGATACCGTCGGGGGATGGCGTCCGGGTAAAGCCAACGGTGGAGTTGTAGTGGAAGTAGAGAGCAATGAAATAGTTGTAGATGGATTATCAATGCCCCATTCCCCAATTTGGCATGACGGGTTTTTGTGGTTACTCAACTCTGGTGCCGGGGAAATATGGCGCATTCATCCAGAATCAGGAGACCAACAAGTAGTCTGTGTACTCCCTGGATTTCTGCGGGGGTTGTGCTGTGTAGGGTATTACGCCCTAGTGGGACTATGCCAGATTCGGGAACGGCATATTTTCGGAGGGTTGCCCATAACTCAACGATTTGAGAAGTTGCTCTGTGGTGTGGCAGTTGTGGATTTGCGAAATGGGCAACAGGTGGGGATGCTGAAGTTCACCACAGGCTGTCAAGAACTTTATGATGTACAGTTTCTTGCTGGTGTACAGCGTCCGATGGTTTTGAATCAAGAACGAAAAGAAATCCGCCAAGCATTTACTGCACCAGAGTTGAACTACTGGCTGCGACCGAGTGCAGTTATTCCTAATAACTAA
- a CDS encoding cadherin-like domain-containing protein, translated as MTEFQVNTTTIGNQSNSTVAIDAAGNFIICWQSDGQDGTKIYAQRYNTDGTSQGDEFQVNTGTTGNQYNPVIAIDTDGDFVISWQSDSQDGTDMYARRYDSSGVAQGGEFKVNTYTTGNPYSPTAVAMDSSGDFVISWISLEEGFSYEIYAQRYNSAGVAQGNEFKVNTYTTSDQYNSTVAMDADGDFVISWQSFGQDGSTNGIYAQRYNNLGVAQGGEFKVNTYTSNNQANPTVAMDADGNFVISWQSDGQDGSINGIYAQRYNNLGVAQGGEFKVNTYTTSDQANPTVAMDADGSFVISWQSFGQDGSINGIYAQRYNNLGVAQGGEFKVNTYTTSDQTNPIVAMNAGGDFVVSWQSDGQDGSGNGIYAQLNINNGIPPIISASASALAYTEKTTIAIDSGITVSDLDSPNLASATVSITSGFASAQDTLAFTNQNGITGSYDSTTGVLTLTGSSTVANYQAALRSITYTNNSDNPSLTPRTISFIVNDGAANSTAITRDINITPVNDAPVATATNSALAYTENATTVIDSGITVSDVDSANLASATVSITSGFASAQDTLTFTSQNGITGNYNSSTGVLTLTGSATIANYQTALRSVTYTNSSDNPTTTPRTVSFVVNDGTDNSTVVTRNINITAVNNAPIATATNSALAYTENATTAIDSGITVSDVDSANLASATVRISSGFISAQDTLAFTNQNGIMGSYNSSTGVLTLTGSATVANYQTALRSITYTNSSDNPSLTPRTVSFVINDGAANSTAITRDINITAVNDAPVAVNDSITTKRNIPVIISATTLLSNDKDVDVSDVLSITDFTQPSQGSLVNNNDGTYTYTPAQNYYGFDSFTYSISDGHGGNSTATVNLTINQYNVINGTLGADNLNGTVNIDVISGLQGNDTLQGLADNDTLDGGDGNDSLDGGAGVDSLIGGKGNDIYIVDNLNDIIIEALNAGTDLVKSSVSWVLGNNLENLTLTGSGSINGTGNSFNNIFIGNTGANILSGENGNDNLFGDSDNDTLLGGAGNDTLDGGLGADSLDGGIGNDIYTVDNANDIIIEGLNAGTDLVKSSVSWVLGNNLENLTLTGSGAINGTGNSLKNILIGNTGANILSGEDGNDSLIGGSGNDTLLGGAGDDTLDGGLGSDSLNGGAGNDIYTVDNVNDSIIEGLNSGTDLIKSSVNWVLADNLENLTLTGSGAINGTGNSLNNILTGNSGANTLNGVDGNDSLFGSSGNDTLLGGVGDDSLNGGAGTDSLDGGVGNDIYTVDNVNDLIIEGLDAGTDLVNSSVNWVLGNNQENLTLTGTGAINGTGNSLNNILMGNNAANTLTGGDGNDSLFGNSGNDTLFGSAGDDIIAGGVGRDVLTGGTGQDSFNLTGTRTGGYDTIADFTLGEDTILISKAEFGLVQSQNTTLDPSLFRLGTTAIAASDRFMYDQTTGNLFFDADGTGKTAQVLQIAQFSNQVALSSANITIIA; from the coding sequence ATGACTGAATTCCAAGTCAATACCACCACCATTGGCAATCAATCTAACTCCACTGTAGCTATAGATGCAGCAGGTAACTTTATTATTTGCTGGCAAAGTGATGGTCAAGACGGAACTAAGATATATGCCCAACGCTATAACACTGACGGGACATCTCAAGGGGACGAATTTCAAGTTAATACTGGCACTACTGGCAATCAATATAATCCCGTAATAGCGATAGATACAGATGGGGATTTTGTTATTTCCTGGCAAAGTGATAGTCAAGACGGGACTGATATGTATGCTCGACGATACGACAGTTCTGGGGTGGCTCAAGGAGGCGAATTTAAGGTTAATACGTACACCACTGGCAATCCATATAGTCCCACAGCAGTAGCGATGGATTCAAGTGGGGACTTTGTTATCTCTTGGATTAGTTTAGAGGAAGGGTTTAGCTATGAGATATATGCTCAACGCTACAACAGTGCTGGGGTGGCTCAAGGGAATGAATTTAAGGTTAATACCTATACCACTAGCGATCAATATAACTCTACAGTCGCAATGGATGCAGATGGGGACTTTGTCATTTCCTGGCAAAGTTTTGGTCAGGACGGGTCTACTAATGGGATATATGCTCAACGCTACAACAATCTTGGGGTGGCTCAAGGGGGTGAATTTAAGGTTAATACCTACACCAGCAACAACCAAGCTAACCCCACGGTCGCAATGGATGCAGATGGGAACTTTGTGATTTCCTGGCAAAGCGATGGTCAAGATGGTTCTATCAATGGGATATATGCCCAACGCTACAACAATCTTGGGGTGGCTCAAGGAGGCGAATTTAAGGTTAATACCTACACCACCAGCGACCAAGCTAATCCCACAGTAGCGATGGATGCAGATGGGAGCTTTGTGATTTCCTGGCAAAGCTTTGGTCAAGATGGTTCTATCAATGGGATATATGCCCAACGCTACAACAATCTTGGGGTGGCTCAAGGGGGCGAATTTAAGGTTAATACCTACACCACCAGCGACCAAACTAACCCCATAGTTGCGATGAATGCAGGGGGTGACTTTGTCGTTTCTTGGCAAAGCGATGGTCAGGACGGGTCTGGTAATGGGATATATGCCCAACTAAACATTAACAATGGCATTCCCCCGATAATCTCTGCTTCCGCCTCTGCACTGGCATACACCGAAAAAACCACTATAGCCATCGACTCAGGCATCACCGTCAGCGACTTAGACTCCCCCAACCTCGCTAGTGCCACCGTCAGCATTACCAGTGGTTTCGCCTCTGCTCAAGACACCCTCGCCTTCACCAACCAAAATGGGATTACGGGCAGCTACGACAGCACCACAGGTGTTTTAACCTTAACTGGCAGTTCCACTGTTGCTAACTATCAAGCCGCACTACGTTCTATTACTTATACCAACAACAGTGATAACCCCAGTCTTACACCTCGTACCATCAGCTTTATAGTTAATGATGGGGCTGCTAATAGTACTGCCATTACCCGCGATATTAATATTACGCCGGTGAATGATGCACCTGTTGCTACTGCCACCAACTCTGCTTTGGCATACACTGAGAACGCCACTACAGTCATTGACTCAGGTATCACCGTTAGCGATGTAGACTCTGCTAACCTAGCTAGTGCCACCGTCAGCATTACCAGTGGTTTCGCCTCTGCTCAAGATACCCTCACCTTCACCAGCCAGAATGGGATTACAGGCAACTACAACAGCAGCACAGGTGTTTTAACCTTAACTGGTAGTGCCACCATTGCTAATTATCAAACTGCACTACGTTCTGTTACTTATACCAACAGTAGTGATAACCCCACTACTACACCTCGTACCGTCAGCTTTGTGGTCAATGATGGGACTGATAATAGTACTGTTGTTACCCGCAATATTAATATTACGGCAGTGAACAATGCGCCCATTGCTACTGCTACCAACTCTGCTCTGGCATACACCGAGAACGCTACTACAGCCATCGATTCAGGCATCACCGTCAGCGATGTAGACTCTGCTAACCTAGCTAGTGCTACTGTCAGAATTAGCAGTGGTTTTATTTCTGCTCAAGATACCCTCGCCTTCACTAATCAAAATGGGATTATGGGCAGCTACAACAGCAGCACAGGTGTCTTAACCTTAACTGGCAGTGCCACCGTTGCTAATTATCAAACCGCACTACGTTCCATTACTTATACCAATAGCAGTGATAACCCCAGTCTTACACCTCGTACCGTCAGCTTTGTAATTAATGATGGGGCTGCTAATAGTACTGCCATTACTCGCGATATTAATATTACGGCGGTGAATGATGCGCCTGTTGCTGTTAACGATAGCATCACCACAAAAAGAAACATACCCGTTATTATTAGTGCTACTACTCTGTTAAGCAATGATAAAGATGTCGATGTTAGTGATGTTTTGAGTATTACTGACTTCACCCAACCTAGCCAAGGAAGCTTAGTTAACAACAATGACGGTACTTACACTTATACCCCTGCCCAAAACTATTATGGCTTCGATAGCTTCACTTACAGTATAAGTGATGGGCACGGAGGCAATAGTACTGCTACCGTCAACTTGACTATTAATCAATACAATGTGATTAATGGTACTTTGGGTGCAGACAACCTGAATGGTACAGTCAATATTGATGTCATCTCAGGATTGCAGGGCAATGACACGCTCCAAGGACTAGCTGATAATGACACCCTTGATGGCGGCGATGGGAATGATTCCTTAGATGGTGGTGCAGGAGTTGACAGTCTCATCGGTGGTAAAGGCAATGATATTTATATCGTAGACAACCTGAACGATATTATTATTGAAGCCTTAAATGCAGGCACAGATTTAGTTAAGTCTTCCGTGAGTTGGGTGTTGGGAAATAACCTGGAGAACTTAACCCTGACTGGAAGTGGGTCAATCAATGGTACTGGTAATAGCTTTAATAACATCTTTATTGGCAATACTGGCGCTAACATTTTGAGTGGAGAAAATGGCAACGATAACCTTTTTGGTGATTCCGACAATGACACCTTGTTAGGTGGTGCAGGCAATGATACCTTAGATGGCGGTTTAGGAGCTGATAGTCTTGATGGTGGAATCGGTAATGACATTTATACTGTAGATAACGCGAACGATATTATTATCGAAGGCTTAAATGCAGGTACAGATTTAGTTAAGTCTTCGGTGAGTTGGGTGTTGGGAAATAACTTGGAGAACTTGACCTTGACTGGAAGTGGGGCAATCAATGGTACTGGTAACAGTCTTAAGAACATCTTGATTGGAAATACTGGCGCTAACATCTTGAGTGGAGAAGATGGCAATGATAGCCTAATTGGTGGTTCCGGTAATGACACCTTGTTAGGCGGTGCAGGTGATGACACCTTGGATGGAGGTTTAGGATCTGATAGTCTTAATGGTGGAGCTGGCAATGACATTTACACTGTAGACAACGTAAACGACTCGATTATTGAAGGCTTAAATTCAGGCACAGATTTAATTAAGTCTTCGGTGAATTGGGTGTTGGCAGATAACCTGGAGAACTTGACCCTGACTGGAAGTGGGGCAATCAATGGTACTGGTAATAGCCTTAATAACATCCTGACAGGAAATAGTGGTGCTAACACGTTGAATGGAGTTGATGGCAACGATAGCCTCTTTGGTAGCTCAGGTAATGACACCTTGTTAGGCGGTGTAGGTGATGACTCCTTGAATGGAGGTGCAGGGACTGACAGTCTTGATGGTGGAGTCGGTAATGATATTTACACTGTAGACAACGTAAACGACTTGATTATTGAAGGCTTAGATGCAGGCACAGATTTAGTCAATTCTTCGGTGAATTGGGTGTTGGGAAATAACCAGGAGAATTTGACTCTGACTGGAACCGGAGCAATCAATGGTACTGGTAATAGCCTTAATAACATCCTGATGGGAAATAATGCTGCTAACACGTTAACAGGAGGAGATGGCAATGATAGCCTCTTTGGTAACTCAGGCAATGACACCTTGTTCGGTAGTGCAGGTGACGATATAATCGCTGGTGGAGTTGGTCGAGATGTATTGACTGGTGGAACTGGACAAGATAGCTTCAACCTAACTGGTACCCGTACTGGAGGGTATGATACGATCGCTGATTTTACTCTTGGAGAGGATACTATCTTGATTTCCAAGGCTGAATTCGGACTGGTTCAATCTCAAAATACTACGCTCGATCCGAGCTTATTTCGACTTGGTACCACCGCGATCGCAGCGAGCGATCGCTTTATGTACGATCAAACTACGGGTAATCTTTTCTTTGACGCGGATGGAACTGGTAAGACTGCACAAGTTCTTCAAATTGCCCAGTTCTCCAATCAGGTGGCGCTTAGTAGTGCAAATATTACTATCATTGCCTAA
- a CDS encoding valine--tRNA ligase, with product MTATIPNLPSLYDPFSTEAKWQKFWEDNQVYKADPSKGGEPYCIVXSPPNVLGSLHMGHAFESALIDTLVRYHRMQGRNTLWLPGTDHASIAVHSMLEKQLKKEGKTRYELGREKFLERAWQWKAESEGTILNQLRRLGVSVDWSRERFTLDEGLSKAVVEAFTRLYEEGLIYRGEYLVNWCPASQSAVSDVEVENQEVNGNLWHFRYPLTDGSGFVEVATTRPETMLGDTAVAVNPNDDRYKHLIGKTLTLPILQREIPIIGDEYVDPTFGTGCVKITPAHDPNDFDMGKRHNLPFINIMNKDGTLNANAGEFQGQDRFVARKNVVSRLEADGFLVKIEDYKHTVPYSDRGKVPIEPLLSTQWFVKIRPLADNTLEFLDQQTSPEFVPQRWTKVYRDWLVKLTDWCISRQLWWGHQIPAWYAVSETDGQITDNTPFVVAKSETEAWEKAKLQFGENVKLEQDPDVLDTWFSSGLWPFSTLGWPEQTQDLATYYPTTTLVTGFDIIFFWVARMTMMAGHFTQQMPFQTVYIHGLVLDEKGQKMSKTKGNGIDPLLLIDKYGTDALRYTLIREVAGAGQDIRLEYDRKKDESASVEASRNFANKLWNAARFVMMNLDGQTPQQLGNPVATELSDRWIISRYHQVVKQTTNYIDNYGLGEAAKGLYEFIWGDFCDQYIELVKSRLQTGADSASRRVAEQTLAYVLEGILKLLHPFMPHITEEIWQTLTQQSADSPQTLPLQTYPQIDVNLVDIALEEQFELLIGTIRTIRNLRAEADIKPGVKVTANLQTESEKEREILTAGQSYIKDLAKVETLIITDKQQNQTVAAKKPQRGLKTIGLIIVAIVFGRLGLAVGYAIDDTPLVGTFFELVGFGYTAWFVSQNLLTAQARLKLWRRFFPQSELKQPQEPENAIAGVIGTIQVLIPLSGVVDIEAVRAKLEKSLSKAEAEVQSLSTRLNNPSFVDRARADVVQGARDALAEAQKQAEILRDRLQGLS from the coding sequence ATGACCGCAACCATTCCCAATCTCCCCAGTCTCTACGACCCCTTTTCCACCGAAGCCAAGTGGCAAAAATTCTGGGAAGACAATCAAGTTTACAAAGCTGACCCCAGCAAAGGCGGCGAACCCTACTGCATCGTCATNTCCCCCCCAAATGTCCTAGGCAGTTTGCACATGGGTCACGCTTTTGAAAGTGCGTTGATTGATACTCTCGTGCGCTACCACCGGATGCAGGGACGTAATACCCTATGGCTACCCGGAACTGACCACGCCAGCATTGCTGTGCATAGTATGCTAGAAAAGCAACTCAAAAAAGAGGGTAAGACTCGCTACGAGTTGGGGCGCGAGAAGTTTCTAGAACGCGCTTGGCAATGGAAGGCGGAGTCTGAGGGAACGATTCTGAATCAGCTACGACGCTTGGGTGTCTCGGTGGACTGGTCACGGGAAAGGTTTACTCTGGATGAGGGTTTATCCAAAGCTGTTGTCGAGGCATTTACTCGCCTCTACGAAGAAGGCTTAATTTATCGTGGTGAATATTTAGTTAACTGGTGTCCCGCTTCTCAGTCGGCTGTGTCTGATGTGGAAGTAGAAAATCAAGAGGTGAATGGAAATCTCTGGCACTTCCGCTATCCCCTCACCGATGGTTCCGGTTTTGTAGAGGTGGCGACAACTCGACCAGAAACGATGCTGGGTGATACAGCAGTAGCAGTTAATCCCAATGACGATCGCTACAAACATCTCATTGGCAAAACTTTAACTCTGCCAATTCTACAACGAGAAATTCCGATCATTGGCGATGAATATGTTGACCCCACTTTCGGTACAGGTTGCGTGAAAATAACTCCCGCCCATGACCCAAATGATTTTGACATGGGTAAGCGTCACAATCTGCCGTTCATCAACATCATGAACAAAGACGGCACTCTCAACGCCAATGCTGGGGAGTTTCAAGGACAAGACCGCTTTGTTGCTAGAAAGAATGTGGTTTCTCGCCTAGAAGCAGATGGCTTTTTGGTGAAGATCGAAGATTATAAGCATACCGTTCCCTACAGCGATCGCGGTAAAGTACCTATTGAACCCCTCCTCTCGACTCAGTGGTTCGTCAAAATTCGCCCCCTAGCTGACAACACTCTCGAATTCCTCGACCAGCAAACTTCTCCAGAGTTTGTCCCCCAACGCTGGACAAAGGTTTATCGTGATTGGCTAGTAAAACTTACTGATTGGTGTATCTCTCGCCAATTATGGTGGGGACACCAAATTCCTGCTTGGTACGCTGTCAGTGAAACAGATGGGCAAATTACCGATAACACGCCGTTTGTAGTCGCAAAATCGGAAACTGAAGCTTGGGAGAAAGCTAAATTACAATTTGGCGAAAATGTCAAGTTAGAACAAGATCCAGATGTTCTGGATACTTGGTTTTCTTCTGGACTTTGGCCGTTTTCTACTTTGGGCTGGCCAGAACAAACTCAAGATTTAGCAACTTACTACCCGACTACCACTTTGGTAACAGGCTTTGACATTATCTTTTTCTGGGTAGCCAGAATGACTATGATGGCTGGGCATTTTACGCAGCAAATGCCTTTCCAAACAGTTTACATTCATGGCTTGGTGCTGGATGAAAAAGGTCAGAAGATGTCAAAGACCAAAGGTAATGGGATTGACCCGTTGTTATTAATTGACAAATATGGTACTGATGCCCTGCGGTATACCTTAATTAGGGAGGTGGCTGGCGCGGGTCAAGATATTCGCCTGGAGTATGATCGCAAAAAGGATGAATCGGCATCTGTAGAAGCATCCCGCAACTTTGCAAACAAGTTGTGGAATGCTGCCCGGTTTGTGATGATGAATTTGGATGGACAAACGCCGCAACAATTGGGAAATCCAGTCGCCACAGAATTGAGCGATCGCTGGATTATCTCGCGGTATCATCAAGTTGTCAAACAAACCACCAATTACATCGATAATTATGGTTTAGGGGAAGCAGCTAAGGGATTGTACGAATTCATCTGGGGTGATTTCTGCGATCAATATATTGAACTGGTGAAATCTAGGTTGCAAACAGGTGCAGACTCCGCATCAAGGCGGGTAGCAGAGCAAACTCTTGCCTACGTGCTAGAAGGGATTTTGAAACTGCTTCATCCCTTCATGCCGCATATTACTGAGGAAATATGGCAAACTCTCACCCAACAATCAGCAGATTCACCGCAAACTTTACCATTACAAACCTATCCCCAGATAGATGTCAACCTAGTTGATATAGCTTTAGAAGAACAGTTTGAATTGCTGATTGGTACTATCCGCACAATTCGGAATTTGCGGGCTGAAGCGGATATTAAACCAGGCGTAAAAGTGACAGCGAATTTACAAACTGAAAGTGAGAAAGAGCGGGAAATCCTTACTGCTGGACAGTCTTATATTAAAGATTTGGCAAAGGTTGAGACTTTAATCATTACTGACAAACAACAAAACCAAACTGTTGCTGCCAAAAAACCTCAAAGGGGTTTGAAGACAATTGGCTTAATTATTGTGGCCATTGTATTTGGTAGATTGGGTTTAGCTGTGGGGTATGCCATTGATGACACTCCCCTCGTCGGAACTTTCTTTGAACTAGTTGGTTTTGGTTACACAGCCTGGTTTGTTAGCCAAAATTTACTAACTGCTCAAGCGAGACTTAAGTTATGGAGACGCTTTTTCCCGCAGAGTGAATTAAAACAACCACAAGAACCAGAAAATGCGATCGCAGGTGTGATTGGTACAATACAAGTGCTAATTCCTTTGAGCGGCGTAGTAGATATTGAAGCTGTCCGTGCCAAACTAGAGAAAAGCTTGAGTAAAGCCGAAGCAGAAGTTCAATCTCTGAGTACCAGATTAAACAATCCTAGTTTTGTAGATAGAGCTAGAGCCGACGTGGTACAGGGAGCGCGGGATGCCTTAGCAGAAGCACAGAAACAAGCAGAAATTTTGCGCGATCGCCTTCAGGGTTTGTCTTAG